A portion of the Acidobacteriota bacterium genome contains these proteins:
- the thiS gene encoding sulfur carrier protein ThiS: MTIQLNGEPYDLPEPETVAALLARLDIDARRVAVEVNESVVKKAAYATTVVRAGDAVEVVNFVGGG, encoded by the coding sequence GTGACCATTCAGCTCAACGGTGAACCGTACGACCTGCCCGAGCCCGAGACGGTTGCCGCGCTCCTCGCGCGCCTGGACATCGACGCGCGTCGCGTGGCCGTGGAAGTGAACGAGTCGGTCGTGAAGAAGGCCGCGTACGCCACCACCGTCGTGCGCGCGGGCGACGCCGTCGAAGTCGTGAAC